From the Candidatus Brocadiia bacterium genome, one window contains:
- a CDS encoding hydrogenase maturation protease codes for METIPEYYKKEILVLGCGNILYKDDGFGPAVADYLNCNYRIPDNAAALNLGLSTRGFIFDMLLSEEKPRRLVIVDAMTVPGRKPGEVFELPLDGLIKEKIDDFSLHQGPTSNLLKELRDICGLEVVIIACQPQNIPGEMQSGLSEPVRQAVVKASQIIFERYLNAI; via the coding sequence ATGGAAACTATTCCAGAATATTATAAGAAAGAAATCCTGGTCTTGGGCTGCGGGAATATCCTCTATAAAGACGACGGTTTCGGCCCGGCCGTGGCCGATTACCTCAACTGCAATTACCGCATCCCGGATAACGCGGCGGCCCTGAACCTGGGCCTGAGCACCCGCGGATTCATATTTGATATGCTCCTGTCCGAGGAAAAACCGCGCCGGCTGGTCATCGTCGACGCCATGACCGTGCCTGGCCGCAAGCCGGGCGAGGTATTCGAATTACCGCTGGACGGCTTGATTAAAGAAAAGATTGATGACTTCTCCCTGCACCAGGGGCCGACATCAAACCTGTTAAAAGAGTTGCGCGATATCTGCGGGCTGGAGGTTGTGATCATCGCCTGCCAACCGCAGAATATTCCCGGGGAAATGCAGTCTGGCCTGTCCGAACCGGTGCGTCAGGCTGTGGTTAAGGCCAGCCAGATAATATTCGAACGCTATTTAAACGCTATTTAG
- a CDS encoding hydrogenase iron-sulfur subunit produces MAETTIKNTAAETKFEPLIVALCCNWCSYAGADLAGTSRVQYPTNIRIIRVMCSGMVHPGMVIDALTKGADGVLMLGCHIGDCHYLEGNYKTQSRKEAIEMILDDMGIEQGRFRLEWVSASEGQRFGQVVTNMVEQVRKLGPSPFRKTK; encoded by the coding sequence ATGGCTGAGACAACGATTAAAAACACGGCGGCTGAGACTAAGTTCGAGCCTCTTATTGTGGCCCTGTGCTGTAACTGGTGCTCTTATGCCGGGGCCGACCTGGCCGGCACCTCGCGCGTCCAGTACCCGACCAATATCCGGATTATCCGGGTGATGTGTTCGGGTATGGTCCATCCCGGCATGGTCATAGACGCCCTGACCAAAGGCGCGGACGGCGTGCTGATGCTGGGCTGCCACATCGGCGACTGCCATTACCTGGAAGGCAATTATAAAACCCAATCGCGCAAAGAGGCGATTGAGATGATACTGGACGATATGGGCATTGAGCAGGGGCGCTTCCGGCTGGAATGGGTTTCGGCCTCCGAAGGCCAGCGCTTCGGACAGGTGGTCACCAATATGGTCGAACAGGTCCGAAAACTCGGGCCCAGCCCTTTTAGAAAAACTAAATAG
- a CDS encoding succinate dehydrogenase iron-sulfur subunit, with protein sequence MNSSVTFKVFRFDPAKDKDCRFDSFTVPFEKGLTVLEGLYYIMENLDGTLAFRSSCRAAVCGSCAMHVNGKYRLSCKTQVEALNSDTITVRPVAHLPIHKDLVVDMGRFFKHYESIKPYLMPSTAMPEKEFPQSPEERKKIDNFIDCILCGACYGSCPVAGSNPDYIGPHSILRAARWINDSRDTIQTERLNVVADNLGVWRCHSIFNCQAACPKDLDPAGAITQLKRKALWHKVKRIFGG encoded by the coding sequence ATGAATAGTTCGGTAACATTCAAGGTATTCAGGTTCGATCCGGCCAAGGACAAGGATTGCCGGTTTGACAGCTTTACGGTGCCGTTCGAAAAGGGGCTGACGGTGCTGGAAGGGCTCTATTACATAATGGAAAACCTGGACGGCACGCTGGCATTCAGGTCATCCTGCCGGGCGGCGGTGTGCGGTTCCTGCGCCATGCACGTCAACGGCAAGTACCGGTTGTCCTGCAAGACCCAGGTTGAGGCCTTGAACAGCGATACCATAACGGTCCGGCCGGTCGCCCACCTGCCCATCCATAAAGACCTGGTGGTGGATATGGGCCGGTTCTTCAAGCATTACGAAAGCATCAAGCCGTACCTGATGCCCAGCACGGCCATGCCCGAGAAGGAATTCCCGCAATCGCCCGAGGAGCGCAAGAAGATAGACAACTTCATCGACTGCATCTTGTGCGGCGCCTGCTACGGTTCCTGCCCGGTGGCCGGAAGCAACCCGGATTACATCGGACCGCACAGCATCCTGCGGGCGGCCCGCTGGATAAACGATTCCCGCGACACCATTCAGACTGAGCGCCTGAACGTGGTGGCCGACAACTTGGGCGTCTGGCGCTGCCATTCCATATTCAACTGCCAGGCGGCCTGTCCCAAGGACCTTGACCCGGCCGGAGCCATCACCCAGCTCAAGCGCAAGGCGCTTTGGCATAAGGTCAAGCGGATATTCGGCGGTTAA
- a CDS encoding FAD-binding protein, whose product MNYDVIIVGGGLAGMRAAIAAQAKGVRVLIISKLHPLRSHSGAAQGGINAPLANNPAGKDDSPERHCFDTIKGSDYLADQDAVELMTSTAPKAIYDLEHWGCPFSRTDEGKIAQRPFGGAGYPRTCYGADRTGHYMLHTLYEQVLKRNIPVREEFFITSLLVEDNVCYGVVGIDMASGKLEHILGHSVVLATGGAGRIYGRTSNALTSTAMGMAVAYWAGAPLKDMEFIQFHPTGIIGKHILMTEGCRGEGGYLVNKDGERFMSKYAPNSMELSPRDVVSRSITTEIEQGRGFESPWGKYVHLDLRHLGEAKIKERLPGIRDICMDFLAVDPIKDPIPIHPVQHYTMGGVDTDVDGATGVKGLYAAGECACVSVHGANRLGGNSLLETIIFGERVGLKSAEYAQANSNKKRFVDDLVAHMKTAQETEIKLICNDTGKEDPYKIRKEMGQAMDDNVGIFRTEADMQKALEKVRSIKERLKYLKPCTPFSSWNYDVLWRLDLVANVDVAEVVVKGALERKESRGSHSRRDFLKRDDVNFLKHTLAYYKMDGPEIKYKPVTITKYQPQERKY is encoded by the coding sequence ATGAATTATGATGTAATCATAGTGGGCGGCGGGCTGGCCGGAATGAGGGCGGCCATTGCGGCGCAGGCCAAAGGCGTCCGGGTGTTGATCATTTCCAAACTGCACCCGCTCCGGTCGCATTCCGGCGCGGCTCAGGGCGGTATCAACGCGCCGCTGGCTAATAACCCGGCCGGCAAGGACGATTCGCCCGAGCGGCATTGTTTTGATACGATTAAAGGCAGCGACTACCTGGCCGACCAGGACGCGGTGGAACTGATGACCTCGACCGCGCCCAAGGCGATATACGATTTGGAGCACTGGGGCTGTCCGTTCAGCCGGACCGATGAAGGCAAAATCGCACAGCGTCCTTTCGGCGGCGCCGGTTATCCGCGTACCTGCTACGGGGCCGACCGGACCGGACATTATATGCTCCACACCCTGTACGAACAGGTGCTCAAGCGCAATATCCCGGTCCGCGAGGAATTCTTTATCACCTCGTTATTGGTTGAAGATAATGTTTGCTACGGAGTGGTCGGCATAGACATGGCTTCGGGCAAATTAGAGCATATTCTGGGCCACTCGGTAGTCCTGGCCACCGGCGGCGCCGGCCGGATATACGGCCGGACCAGTAACGCGCTGACCTCTACCGCCATGGGTATGGCCGTGGCATACTGGGCCGGGGCGCCGTTGAAGGATATGGAGTTTATCCAGTTCCACCCCACCGGCATCATCGGCAAGCATATCCTGATGACCGAAGGCTGCCGGGGCGAGGGCGGTTATCTGGTTAACAAGGACGGCGAGCGGTTTATGAGCAAATACGCGCCCAACTCAATGGAGTTGTCGCCGCGCGACGTGGTTTCTCGCTCCATTACCACGGAAATCGAGCAGGGGCGCGGGTTCGAGTCGCCCTGGGGCAAGTATGTTCACCTCGACCTGCGGCATTTGGGCGAGGCCAAGATTAAGGAAAGACTGCCGGGCATCCGGGATATATGCATGGACTTCCTGGCGGTTGACCCGATAAAAGACCCGATACCGATTCATCCGGTTCAGCATTATACCATGGGCGGGGTTGATACTGATGTTGACGGCGCCACCGGGGTCAAAGGGCTTTACGCGGCCGGCGAATGCGCCTGCGTCAGCGTTCACGGCGCCAACCGGCTGGGCGGCAATTCGCTCCTGGAAACCATCATATTCGGCGAACGGGTCGGGCTCAAGTCGGCCGAATACGCTCAGGCTAATAGCAATAAGAAACGTTTTGTCGACGACCTGGTTGCGCATATGAAGACGGCGCAGGAGACCGAGATCAAACTGATTTGCAACGATACCGGCAAGGAAGACCCATACAAGATAAGGAAAGAAATGGGCCAGGCGATGGACGACAATGTCGGTATATTCCGGACCGAAGCCGATATGCAGAAGGCGCTGGAAAAAGTCCGGTCCATCAAGGAGCGGCTGAAATACCTGAAGCCTTGCACGCCGTTTTCATCCTGGAACTACGACGTGCTCTGGAGGCTGGACCTGGTGGCCAACGTGGACGTGGCCGAGGTGGTGGTCAAAGGCGCGTTGGAGCGCAAGGAAAGCCGCGGTTCGCATTCCCGCCGGGACTTCCTGAAGCGGGACGACGTCAACTTCCTGAAACATACGCTGGCCTATTACAAGATGGATGGGCCGGAGATTAAATATAAACCGGTGACTATAACCAAGTATCAACCGCAGGAGAGGAAATATTAA
- the hydG gene encoding [FeFe] hydrogenase H-cluster radical SAM maturase HydG: protein MIPKTLETVFLDGVLSTTAKPSREQVLAAIKRAQAKQGLNLTEVGYLVNMDYPDLVEQLFETSTRIKREIYGERLVFFAPLYISDYCANDCEYCNFHVRNSQMARRVLTMDEIAEQTKFLINLGHKRVLLELGEDPLNNGIDYVTKAIAAIYSVRTDKGNIRRVNVNIAATTVEDYRKLKGANIGTYQLFQETYHRPTYNKLHKVGPKADYERQLTGHLRAIEAGLDDVGLGVLFGLYDWRFEVLAMVAHAQYLETTCKVGPHTLSVPRFCEAPTVSYKPEYPVSDADFLKLIAILRLAVPYTGMIISTRERPDIRHQAFKIGISQASAGSVTTTGGYGNKPKQPQFTVHDERSLEEVIDSALDAKFLPSFCTACYRSGRTGHRFMDLAKPGEIQKLCRPNAILTFAEYLADFSGEKLAKKGKGLIDKYLSQIEDQSIKKETLKRLELIAKGKRDTFF from the coding sequence ATGATACCTAAAACATTGGAGACGGTTTTCCTGGATGGCGTTTTAAGCACTACCGCCAAACCGTCCCGCGAACAGGTACTGGCGGCAATCAAACGGGCTCAGGCCAAGCAGGGGCTGAACCTGACCGAGGTCGGTTATCTGGTCAATATGGATTACCCGGACCTGGTTGAACAGCTCTTTGAGACCTCCACCCGGATAAAGCGGGAGATTTACGGCGAGCGGCTGGTGTTCTTCGCGCCGCTGTATATCTCCGATTACTGCGCCAATGACTGCGAATACTGCAACTTCCACGTCCGCAACAGCCAGATGGCCCGGCGGGTGCTGACCATGGACGAAATCGCCGAGCAAACCAAATTCCTTATTAACCTGGGACACAAACGGGTATTGCTGGAACTGGGCGAAGACCCGCTCAATAACGGCATTGATTATGTCACCAAGGCCATAGCTGCCATCTATTCCGTGCGGACGGACAAAGGCAATATACGCCGGGTCAATGTCAATATCGCCGCCACCACGGTTGAGGATTACCGGAAACTCAAGGGCGCCAATATCGGCACTTACCAGCTCTTCCAGGAAACTTATCACCGCCCGACCTACAATAAACTGCATAAGGTCGGGCCCAAAGCCGACTACGAGCGCCAGCTGACCGGACATCTCCGGGCGATTGAGGCCGGACTGGACGACGTCGGGCTGGGCGTGCTGTTCGGACTGTATGACTGGCGTTTCGAGGTGCTCGCAATGGTGGCACACGCCCAATACCTGGAAACAACCTGCAAGGTCGGGCCGCATACCCTGTCCGTGCCAAGGTTCTGCGAAGCGCCAACCGTTAGTTACAAACCGGAGTATCCGGTATCGGACGCCGATTTCCTGAAACTAATCGCCATCCTCAGGCTGGCCGTGCCCTATACGGGAATGATAATATCCACCAGGGAACGGCCGGACATCCGGCATCAGGCGTTCAAGATAGGCATCTCCCAGGCCAGCGCCGGCTCGGTCACCACCACCGGCGGATACGGCAACAAGCCCAAGCAGCCGCAGTTCACCGTGCACGACGAACGCTCTCTGGAAGAAGTCATCGACAGCGCGCTGGACGCCAAGTTCCTGCCCAGTTTCTGCACGGCCTGTTACCGGAGCGGCCGGACCGGCCATCGGTTTATGGACCTGGCCAAGCCGGGCGAAATCCAGAAGCTCTGCCGGCCCAACGCCATACTTACTTTTGCCGAATATCTGGCCGACTTCTCCGGAGAAAAACTGGCTAAAAAGGGAAAAGGGCTTATAGACAAATACCTGTCGCAGATAGAAGACCAGTCCATCAAGAAAGAAACCCTTAAGCGGTTGGAATTGATTGCTAAGGGTAAGCGGGATACATTCTTCTAA
- a CDS encoding methyl viologen-reducing hydrogenase, which produces MPVRVSEEWLNICGGCEVTILDIGEPLLDLLPHLQFVHIPVLADNKYFGQTGEKTKMELPQADVGIISGGVRNEKELHVAEEMRRTCKTVIALGSCACFGGIPALANMSKLSDVCDKIFRGSVTTESGPTPSENLPPMLESVKALDEVIKVDLAIPGCPTSPELVAQALTALLQGKPFKLADKSVCDECPTRREKKSSDIKIRRPLEPLKFDQSSSWDKTRCFLEQGVLCLGPATRAGCAGITTEAGETKVPRCIKGYMPCRGCFGPVRDGANPLVDMMTAISSIGLDLKQIPDRRGLFLRYVGAQGRLKPLAEKK; this is translated from the coding sequence ATGCCTGTCAGAGTATCCGAAGAATGGCTGAATATTTGCGGCGGATGCGAGGTCACCATCCTTGATATCGGCGAACCGCTGCTGGACCTGCTCCCGCATCTCCAGTTTGTCCATATACCGGTGCTGGCTGATAATAAATATTTCGGCCAGACCGGAGAGAAGACCAAGATGGAACTGCCCCAGGCCGACGTGGGCATCATCTCCGGCGGCGTCCGCAACGAAAAGGAACTGCACGTGGCCGAGGAGATGCGCCGGACCTGCAAAACCGTCATCGCTTTGGGCTCGTGCGCCTGTTTCGGCGGCATACCGGCGCTGGCCAATATGAGCAAGCTCAGCGACGTCTGCGACAAGATTTTCCGCGGTTCGGTTACCACCGAGTCTGGCCCGACGCCCTCGGAAAACCTGCCGCCGATGCTGGAATCCGTCAAGGCGCTGGACGAGGTCATTAAGGTTGACCTGGCCATACCGGGCTGTCCGACCTCGCCGGAACTGGTAGCCCAGGCGCTAACCGCTCTCCTGCAGGGCAAGCCGTTCAAGCTGGCCGACAAAAGCGTCTGCGACGAATGCCCCACCCGGCGCGAGAAAAAGTCATCCGACATAAAAATAAGGCGGCCGCTCGAACCGCTTAAATTCGACCAGTCATCATCCTGGGACAAAACCCGCTGTTTTCTGGAACAGGGCGTCCTGTGCCTGGGCCCGGCCACCCGGGCCGGCTGCGCCGGCATAACCACCGAAGCGGGCGAGACCAAGGTGCCCCGGTGCATCAAGGGCTATATGCCCTGCCGCGGCTGTTTCGGCCCGGTCCGCGACGGCGCCAACCCGCTGGTTGATATGATGACCGCGATTTCTTCCATCGGCCTGGACCTGAAACAGATTCCCGACCGGCGGGGATTATTCCTGCGCTATGTCGGTGCACAGGGTAGGTTGAAACCGTTGGCCGAGAAAAAATAA
- the rfbD gene encoding dTDP-4-dehydrorhamnose reductase: MKVLLIGANGQLGTDVSSVFKQEFELVPLTVEDIDIADPAQARAVIEKHRPGVVINTAAYHNVPECEKSPDKAFLINSIAVRNLVLICRDIDARLIHISTDYVFDGRKKSPYTENDSPHPLNVYAISKLAGELFATLAPKHYLIRVAGLFGLAGCMGKGGTNFIEAIIKNAAQKPVLQVTSNIISSPTYTYDAALQIKAMLKADMPSGLYHLTNSGSCSWYEFAQEIDKLVGLKVKIEPKEETEEQAGVRRPLYSVLNSTKLQPLRSWQDALKDYISKRKK; this comes from the coding sequence ATGAAAGTACTTCTCATCGGCGCTAACGGCCAGTTGGGCACGGATGTCAGTTCGGTCTTTAAACAAGAGTTCGAGCTAGTGCCGCTGACCGTTGAGGACATCGATATCGCCGACCCGGCCCAGGCCCGTGCGGTCATAGAAAAGCACCGGCCCGGCGTGGTCATCAACACGGCGGCTTACCACAACGTGCCCGAATGCGAGAAATCACCGGATAAGGCATTTCTGATAAATTCCATTGCCGTCCGGAATCTTGTGTTGATCTGCCGCGATATCGACGCCCGGCTGATACACATCTCCACCGATTACGTCTTTGACGGCCGGAAGAAGTCGCCTTATACCGAGAATGATTCGCCGCATCCGCTGAATGTTTACGCCATCTCCAAGCTGGCCGGCGAGTTATTCGCCACCCTGGCCCCTAAGCATTACCTTATCCGGGTGGCCGGCCTGTTCGGCCTGGCCGGATGCATGGGCAAAGGAGGCACCAACTTCATCGAAGCTATCATCAAGAACGCCGCCCAGAAGCCCGTTCTTCAGGTGACATCCAACATCATTTCCAGCCCGACCTACACCTACGACGCGGCACTGCAGATAAAAGCCATGCTCAAGGCGGATATGCCTTCGGGTCTTTACCACTTGACCAACAGCGGTTCGTGTTCCTGGTATGAATTCGCGCAGGAGATAGACAAGCTGGTCGGGCTTAAGGTCAAGATAGAGCCTAAGGAAGAGACCGAGGAACAGGCCGGCGTCCGGCGCCCGCTCTATTCAGTGCTCAACAGCACCAAGCTCCAGCCGCTCAGGTCCTGGCAGGATGCGCTCAAGGATTACATCAGCAAGCGGAAGAAGTAG
- a CDS encoding succinate dehydrogenase, cytochrome b556 subunit — translation MNEMIKRAIGNISDVLLNRNAGTFSWVIHRLTGLVLAGYIFMHLVVLSSEFVFGAGSFNFLMGMFKNPLIRMMEICLVGVIFSHVFNGLRLIGIDLFGLTRKHVVILWVMVLLFLVGMAATLAVFVPHILKSL, via the coding sequence ATGAACGAGATGATTAAAAGAGCCATCGGCAATATCAGCGACGTGTTGCTAAACCGCAATGCCGGCACGTTCAGCTGGGTGATTCACCGGCTGACCGGCCTGGTCCTGGCCGGATACATCTTTATGCACCTGGTGGTGCTGAGCAGTGAGTTTGTCTTCGGGGCGGGCTCGTTCAATTTCCTTATGGGTATGTTCAAGAATCCGTTGATTCGGATGATGGAAATCTGCCTGGTCGGCGTCATATTCAGCCACGTATTCAACGGCCTGAGGCTGATAGGCATAGATTTATTCGGATTGACCCGCAAGCACGTGGTAATACTCTGGGTTATGGTGTTGCTGTTCCTGGTCGGGATGGCGGCCACGCTGGCGGTGTTCGTTCCGCACATATTGAAATCTTTATGA
- a CDS encoding hydrogenase maturation nickel metallochaperone HypA, protein MHEWGIAQDLVDEVKRQAAKNGITKVTKIGVSLGKLSHLTPLSLKTCFKALTKEDKMLKRARLQVKKTLDHAVIIDTIQGEA, encoded by the coding sequence ATGCACGAATGGGGAATCGCTCAAGACCTGGTGGATGAGGTCAAGCGCCAGGCAGCCAAGAACGGGATAACCAAGGTAACCAAAATCGGCGTATCGCTGGGCAAGCTGTCGCACCTGACGCCGCTGTCGCTGAAAACCTGCTTCAAGGCGCTGACCAAGGAAGACAAGATGCTCAAGCGCGCCCGGCTCCAGGTCAAAAAAACCCTTGACCACGCGGTAATTATTGATACAATACAAGGAGAAGCGTAA
- a CDS encoding Ni/Fe hydrogenase subunit alpha — MGKTITVAPVSRIEGHCKITVQLDDNGNVADTFVNVVELRGFEKFCLGRPVEELPRIVTAICGVCPWSHHLASAKACDAVFGVTPAPTGKKLRDLCNSVAFTEEHILHFFFLSGPDFVMGPDADPSIRNVIGIAQANPEIGKAVVRNRHLGSRLLNIISGKSIHPVTAVPGGFSKPLTEDERKHCLPMAQEVLEFAKFAIKFAKENIFPKYLDVVKTLAVIKTGFMGTVAPDGSLNCYEGKIRLMKPDGTYVDFAYDKYTDYISEKILNWSYLKFPYAKSWNEGFSMDLDNPKGIYRTNTLARINVAEKMATPLAQKEFEEFRKNFGRPVQLTMLYHWARLIELLYHAEHMVELLNDKDITGKDTWTKVTPRAGRGVGCVEAPRGTLIHDYTTDEQGMVTNCNLIVGTTHNNAPINMSVKQSAKLLIKNGKYDQGTLNRLEMAIRAYDPCMSCATHKLDGSLPVKLTILDSTGKVVDTLIN; from the coding sequence ATGGGTAAAACTATTACCGTGGCCCCGGTTTCCCGGATAGAAGGCCACTGCAAGATCACCGTCCAGCTTGATGATAACGGCAACGTCGCCGATACTTTTGTAAATGTAGTCGAGCTCCGGGGCTTCGAAAAATTCTGCCTGGGCCGGCCGGTCGAGGAACTGCCCCGGATAGTCACTGCCATCTGCGGCGTCTGCCCCTGGTCGCATCACCTGGCTTCGGCCAAGGCCTGCGACGCCGTTTTCGGCGTCACGCCGGCGCCGACCGGAAAAAAGCTCCGCGACCTGTGCAACAGCGTGGCATTTACCGAAGAGCATATCCTGCACTTTTTCTTCCTGAGCGGTCCTGATTTCGTGATGGGGCCGGACGCCGACCCGTCCATCCGCAACGTCATCGGCATCGCCCAGGCCAACCCGGAAATCGGCAAAGCGGTGGTCCGCAACCGGCATCTCGGCTCGCGCCTGCTCAATATCATCTCCGGCAAATCCATCCACCCGGTCACGGCCGTGCCGGGCGGGTTCTCCAAACCGCTGACCGAAGACGAGCGCAAGCACTGCCTGCCCATGGCGCAGGAAGTGCTGGAATTCGCCAAGTTCGCCATCAAGTTCGCCAAGGAAAATATATTTCCCAAATACCTCGATGTAGTCAAGACCCTGGCCGTAATCAAGACCGGATTTATGGGCACGGTCGCCCCGGACGGATCGCTCAACTGCTATGAAGGCAAGATCAGGCTGATGAAGCCGGACGGCACCTATGTCGATTTCGCCTACGACAAATACACCGATTACATCAGCGAAAAGATTCTCAACTGGTCCTATTTAAAATTCCCCTACGCCAAGAGCTGGAACGAAGGGTTCTCAATGGACCTGGACAACCCCAAAGGCATCTACCGGACCAACACCCTGGCCCGGATAAACGTGGCTGAGAAAATGGCTACGCCGCTGGCCCAGAAAGAGTTCGAGGAATTCCGCAAGAACTTCGGCCGGCCGGTCCAGCTGACGATGTTATACCACTGGGCCCGGCTGATAGAACTGCTTTACCACGCCGAGCATATGGTCGAGCTCCTGAATGATAAGGACATCACCGGCAAAGACACCTGGACCAAGGTAACGCCAAGAGCCGGACGGGGCGTCGGTTGTGTCGAAGCTCCGCGCGGCACGCTCATCCACGACTACACCACCGACGAACAGGGTATGGTCACCAACTGCAACCTTATTGTCGGCACCACCCATAACAACGCGCCCATAAATATGTCCGTCAAGCAGTCCGCCAAGCTCCTGATTAAAAACGGCAAATACGACCAGGGCACGCTCAATCGGCTGGAGATGGCCATCAGGGCTTATGACCCGTGCATGTCCTGCGCCACCCATAAACTCGACGGCTCACTGCCGGTCAAGCTGACGATTCTCGACTCCACCGGCAAGGTAGTTGATACACTAATAAACTAA